A single window of Oncorhynchus keta strain PuntledgeMale-10-30-2019 chromosome 34, Oket_V2, whole genome shotgun sequence DNA harbors:
- the LOC118371556 gene encoding gap junction alpha-3 protein-like isoform X2: MDLLPSIQEHLRYKSGSMGDWSFLGRLLENAQEHSTVIGKVWLTVLFIFRILVLGAAAEDVWGDEQSDFTCNTQQPGCENVCYDEAFPISHIRFWVLQIIFVSTPTLIYLGHVLHIVRMEEKRKEKDEELRKANRLQEEKELLYNEGGDARGGGGGKKEKPPIRDEHGKIRIRGALLRTYVFNIIFKTLFEVGFILGQYLLYGFQLRPLYKCARWPCPNTVDCFISRPTEKTIFIIFMLVVACVSLLLNLLEIYHLGWKKVKQGMVTPDHVLLPRSDGVGPESITSAPRTALPNLSYPPTYTDVTAGSGAFLRPKVEASPAEFKMDPLQEGPSSSYYMSSNNNQRLTTQQNWANLATEQQTREMKATSPSSSPSSAPSSAPSSDSKQQPCNAAPPTTSPSSSSSGGSLSEGNVDQEEGHVTTTVEMHEPPVMVTDPRRLSRASKSSSIRARPNDLAV, from the exons ATGGATTTATTACCCTCAATACAAGAACATTTGA GGTATAAATCTGGAAGCATGGGTGACTGGAGCTTTCTGGGGCGTCTGTTGGAGAATGCACAGGAACACTCAACAGTAATCGGCAAGGTCTGGCTGACTGTCCTCTTCATCTTTAGGATCCTGGTGCTGGGAGCGGCAGCCGAGGACGTGTGGGGCGACGAGCAGTCTGACTTCACCTGCAacacacagcagcctgggtgTGAGAACGTCTGCTATGATGAGGCTTTCCCCATCTCGCACATCCGCTTCTGGGTGCTGCAGATCATCTTTGTGTCCACGCCCACCCTCATCTACCTGGGTCACGTACTGCACATCGTCCGCATGGAGGAGAAGCGGAAAGAGAAGGATGAGGAGCTGCGAAAGGCCAACAGACTCCAGGAGGAAAAGGAACTCCTTTACAATGAAGGAGGGGATgcaaggggagggggaggtggtaaAAAAGAGAAGCCACCTATCAGGGATGAGCATGGCAAGATCCGCATTAGGGGTGCCCTGTTGCGCACCTATGTGTTCAACATCATTTTCAAGACCCTTTTTGAAGTGGGGTTCATTTTAGGTCAATATTTACTTTATGGCTTCCAGCTGAGGCCGCTATACAAGTGTGCACGGTGGCCTTGCCCCAACACTGTGGACTGCTTCATATCTAGGCCCACTGAAAAGACGATTTTCATCATATTTATGCTTGTGGTGGCTTGCGTGTCTCTTTTGCTGAATTTGTTAGAGATCTATCACCTTGGGTGGAAGAAAGTTAAACAGGGAATGGTCACCCCTGATCATGTGTTGTTGCCCCGCTCTGATGGTGTGGGGCCGGAGTCCATAACTTCTGCCCCCAGAACTGCCCTTCCCAACCTCAGCTACCCACCGACGTACACGGACGTGACAGCTGGGAGTGGTGCGTTCCTGCGGCCCAAGGTAGAGGCCTCCCCGGCAGAGTTCAAGATGGACCCCCTGCAGGAGGGGCCCTCGTCCTCCTACTACAtgagcagcaacaacaaccaaaGGCTGACCACGCAGCAGAACTGGGCCAACCTGGCCACCGAGCAGCAGACTCGGGAGATGAAGgccacatccccctcctcctccccttcctctgccCCTTCCTCCGCCCCCTCCTCTGATAGTAAGCAGCAGCCTTGTAATGCTGCTCCCCCCACCAccagccccagctccagctccagtGGGGGCAGTTTGAGTGAGGGGAATGTTGATCAGGAGGAAGGCCATGTCACCACCACAGTGGAAATGCATGAGCCCCCCGTCATGGTCACAGACCCTCGCCGGCTCAGCAGGGCCAGCAAgagcagcagcatcagagccaGGCCCAACGACTTGGCAGTATAG
- the LOC118371556 gene encoding gap junction alpha-3 protein-like isoform X1, with translation MDLLPSIQEHLNCTFSLGYKSGSMGDWSFLGRLLENAQEHSTVIGKVWLTVLFIFRILVLGAAAEDVWGDEQSDFTCNTQQPGCENVCYDEAFPISHIRFWVLQIIFVSTPTLIYLGHVLHIVRMEEKRKEKDEELRKANRLQEEKELLYNEGGDARGGGGGKKEKPPIRDEHGKIRIRGALLRTYVFNIIFKTLFEVGFILGQYLLYGFQLRPLYKCARWPCPNTVDCFISRPTEKTIFIIFMLVVACVSLLLNLLEIYHLGWKKVKQGMVTPDHVLLPRSDGVGPESITSAPRTALPNLSYPPTYTDVTAGSGAFLRPKVEASPAEFKMDPLQEGPSSSYYMSSNNNQRLTTQQNWANLATEQQTREMKATSPSSSPSSAPSSAPSSDSKQQPCNAAPPTTSPSSSSSGGSLSEGNVDQEEGHVTTTVEMHEPPVMVTDPRRLSRASKSSSIRARPNDLAV, from the exons ATGGATTTATTACCCTCAATACAAGAACATTTGA ACTGTACTTTCTCCCTAGGGTATAAATCTGGAAGCATGGGTGACTGGAGCTTTCTGGGGCGTCTGTTGGAGAATGCACAGGAACACTCAACAGTAATCGGCAAGGTCTGGCTGACTGTCCTCTTCATCTTTAGGATCCTGGTGCTGGGAGCGGCAGCCGAGGACGTGTGGGGCGACGAGCAGTCTGACTTCACCTGCAacacacagcagcctgggtgTGAGAACGTCTGCTATGATGAGGCTTTCCCCATCTCGCACATCCGCTTCTGGGTGCTGCAGATCATCTTTGTGTCCACGCCCACCCTCATCTACCTGGGTCACGTACTGCACATCGTCCGCATGGAGGAGAAGCGGAAAGAGAAGGATGAGGAGCTGCGAAAGGCCAACAGACTCCAGGAGGAAAAGGAACTCCTTTACAATGAAGGAGGGGATgcaaggggagggggaggtggtaaAAAAGAGAAGCCACCTATCAGGGATGAGCATGGCAAGATCCGCATTAGGGGTGCCCTGTTGCGCACCTATGTGTTCAACATCATTTTCAAGACCCTTTTTGAAGTGGGGTTCATTTTAGGTCAATATTTACTTTATGGCTTCCAGCTGAGGCCGCTATACAAGTGTGCACGGTGGCCTTGCCCCAACACTGTGGACTGCTTCATATCTAGGCCCACTGAAAAGACGATTTTCATCATATTTATGCTTGTGGTGGCTTGCGTGTCTCTTTTGCTGAATTTGTTAGAGATCTATCACCTTGGGTGGAAGAAAGTTAAACAGGGAATGGTCACCCCTGATCATGTGTTGTTGCCCCGCTCTGATGGTGTGGGGCCGGAGTCCATAACTTCTGCCCCCAGAACTGCCCTTCCCAACCTCAGCTACCCACCGACGTACACGGACGTGACAGCTGGGAGTGGTGCGTTCCTGCGGCCCAAGGTAGAGGCCTCCCCGGCAGAGTTCAAGATGGACCCCCTGCAGGAGGGGCCCTCGTCCTCCTACTACAtgagcagcaacaacaaccaaaGGCTGACCACGCAGCAGAACTGGGCCAACCTGGCCACCGAGCAGCAGACTCGGGAGATGAAGgccacatccccctcctcctccccttcctctgccCCTTCCTCCGCCCCCTCCTCTGATAGTAAGCAGCAGCCTTGTAATGCTGCTCCCCCCACCAccagccccagctccagctccagtGGGGGCAGTTTGAGTGAGGGGAATGTTGATCAGGAGGAAGGCCATGTCACCACCACAGTGGAAATGCATGAGCCCCCCGTCATGGTCACAGACCCTCGCCGGCTCAGCAGGGCCAGCAAgagcagcagcatcagagccaGGCCCAACGACTTGGCAGTATAG